In the Topomyia yanbarensis strain Yona2022 chromosome 3, ASM3024719v1, whole genome shotgun sequence genome, one interval contains:
- the LOC131688128 gene encoding lipase 1-like, translating to MEKIVVQQPMMTPIILLLVLSFVVSILTQFSADDEDGILQTPQITIKYGYRTEVHKVETYDGFVVEMHRLTASPSTGQFDSGKPPVFIMHGLLGSSADWILIGSQNALPYLLSDRGYDVWLGNARGNRYSREHTYLTIDMKEYWDFSWHEIGLYDVPAMINHVLQSRRVEQLHYIGHSQGTTAFFVMMSLMPEFNKKIIKLHALAPAAYLYHLNNPAIRFLTTHLHTAMNVVNILGINQVMPSVPIFNHMASLFCPNNRQTCVKTMFLLSAGEYQDLDPKIIPVIVGHIPAGASIKQFVHYGQIVRSGRFRQFDYGSENNTQMYQSPEPPEYNLTYVRAPVAIYYGTQDQLTHPMDVGRLARELPNLVLLRQLTFNHLDFLLAADVKDVLYRDILTSIEEDSLSLNATV from the exons atggaaaaaattgttGTGCAACAGCCAATGATGACACCGATTATCTTGTTGCTAGTGCTATCATTTgtagtttcaattttaacacAATTCTCAGCCGATGACGAAGATGGTATTCTTCAAACA CCTCAAATCACAATCAAATATGGCTATAGAACGGAAGTTCATAAAGTGGAAACGTACGACGGATTCGTTGTGGAAATGCACCGGCTTACGGCTTCCCCATCGACCGGTCAATTTGATTCCGGTAAACCTCCGGTGTTCATAATGCATGGATTGTTGGGATCGTCGGCTGACTGGATTCTGATTGGTTCTCAAAATGCCCTCCCGTATCTGCTATCAGACCGTGGATACGACGTTTGGCTTGGTAATGCCCGAGGAAATCGCTACAGTCGAGAGCATACTTACTTGACAATTGACATGAAGGAGTATTGGGATTTTTCCTGGCACGAAATAGGTCTCTATGACGTTCCGGCGATGATTAATCATGTCCTGCAGTCCCGTCGAGTTGAACAGTTGCACTACATAGGACATTCTCAGGGTACGACAGCGTTCTTCGTAATGATGTCGCTGATGCCAGAGTTCAATAAGAAAATTATTAAACTTCACGCTTTGGCACCTGCTGCGTATTTGTATCATCTGAACAATCCAGCAATTCGATTCCTAACCACGCATTTACATACTGCAATG AATGTGGTGAACATTTTAGGAATTAATCAAGTCATGCCATCTGTACCTATCTTTAACCACATGGCCAGCTTATTCTGCCCAAACAATAGACAGACGTGCGTCAAAACAATGTTCCTTCTATCAGCTGGCGAGTATCAAGATCTGGATCCGAAAATTATACCGGTTATCGTTGGCCACATTCCAGCCGGGGCGTCCATCAAGCAATTCGTTCACTATGGTCAAATAGTTCGGTCCGGACGCTTTCGTCAGTTTGACTACGGATCCGAAAACAATACCCAAATGTACCAATCTCCGGAACCTCCAGAATACAATCTTACGTACGTTCGTGCCCCTGTCGCCATTTACTATGGAACGCAAGATCAGCTCACCCATCCCATGGATGTTGGTCGGCTTGCCCGCGAGCTACCTAATTTAGTTTTGCTGAGACAGCTTACGTTCAATCATTTGGACTTTTTGCTTGCAGCTGACGTTAAAGACGTCCTGTATAGAGATATTTTAACCAGCATCGAGGAGGACAGTTTGTCCCTTAATGCTACGGTGTAA
- the LOC131689258 gene encoding perlucin-like produces MQKVILVLLISASLYTFAQKVKCVSESKYFIPNFTANWFKATEYCNYLGMRLIVISSAEEQTNVTTMIKTTDKFDNETTEMWIGGSDLAEEGNFYWHSTGTRVRYTNWKKNQPDNAQNNENCLEIRYIPVHGWNWHWNDRDCKASRFFVCENLEPGKEIVLF; encoded by the exons ATTTCTGCTTCTCTGTATACGTTCGCGCAAAAAGTGAAATGCGTATCGGAGTCAAAATATTTTATCCCCAACTTTACG GCCAATTGGTTCAAGGCTACGGAATATTGCAATTATCTTGGGATGCGACTGATCGTGATTTCTTCGGCGGAGGAACAAACCAACGTTACGACGATGATTAAAACTACGGATAAGTTCGATAATGAAACAACGGAAATGTGGATCGGTGGCAGTGATCTTGCGGAGGAGGGTAATTTTTACTGGCATTCCACGGGGACAAGAGTTCGCTACACCAATTGGAAGAAAAATCAGCCGGACAATGCACAAAACAACGAAAACTGCTTGGAAATCCGATACATTCCGGTTCACGGTTGGAACTGGCACTGGAATGATCGTGATTGTAAGGCGAGCCGGTTCTTCGTATGCGAGAACTTGGAACCTGGAAAGGAAATAGTGTTGTTTTAA